ATGGTACAACTAACATAAATGCAATAATTGGTACAAATTTTGTTCCACTAAAGAAACTAATTGCACTTGGCAATTGAATTGCATGAAATTTGTTATAAGCGTATGCAGAAATTGCACCAACAAAGATTGCTGCAAAAACTCCAGTATTTAATGAATTAACTCCTAAATTTGAAGTAATTAATCCATTAGGAATTCCATTTATTCATAATAGTGAGTAAAGGATTTTTCCTGCTCCATCAATTTTTTCTAAATTTGAGTTTAACATTATTGTATTACTGTCAATAACACCCCCAACTGTTGGTGCAACACTACTACTAAAGTAAGTAATATTTTGTCCAACTCCTGGGGTATCCCCAACTCAAGCTGCTCATTCTCCATTTGAATATGATGCAAATCCTAAAATTTTTCCATCAATATCTGTTAAAGCAGCATAAACATTATTTTCAACAGTTTGGCTGTGTAATAAAGCTGCTTGCATTCCGTTTAAAACTAAAAATCCAACAACAGCTGTAATTGCAGCAACACCAGAATCTTTTGTATATGCCATAGCAACTGAAATAGCAAATAAAATTGGTAAATTTCCAAAGCAAACATCACCCATTTTATTCATAGTTGATCCTAAATAAAACCCAAATGATGCATCAGGACTATTTGAAGAAATAGCTGCCCCAACACCCAAAAATATACCTGCAATTGGCAATAATGCAATTGGAAGTAAAAAAGCTTTACTTAGTTTTGATAAAGTTGGTGAAATTCTTTTTCCAAAATTTTTTCATCACTGTTTTGAAAAGAAAACAACTTTATTTTGATCTATCACTTTTTCTGTAATATCTGTTTTCATTATTTATTCCTTTCTAGTAATATTTCAAATTTAAAAGGCTTGAATTGTCATTGCAATAAAAGTAATTACTATTACTACCATTAATAGAATTGAAAAAAATAAAATATTTTTTTTCAAAAAATTTCAAATATTATCTCTATTTGATTTTCCTGCTAAATTAGACTGAACATAATTTCTATTATTTTTAATTCAGTAATAAACTACAATTAAAATAATTAAAATTACAAAAGAACTAACCAGTCCACTAATAGAAATTATTTGTTCATTTGTCATAATTTTATACCTTTCTATTTAGTAATTCATACCTTTAATTTTTAGTGAGACTAATCTCACTTATAATAATAAAGAAATATAAAAGAAAAGCAATATTTTCTCCAAATATGTTAATTTTTTTAGAAATCTAATTGAAAATCTAGCATTTTTATTATTATATTATAAAAATATTTTTATAATTGGTTAAATGATTTACTTATTTTAAAATATAAATTATTTTTGTATTTTAAAATATTTTTGATTCCAATTTAAATTAAAAAGGAACAATATAAAATATTGTTCCTTATAATTATTTTTTTATTTACCTCTTTTAACAGCATTCATTGTTTTTTTAATGTCTGTTTCTGTAGGTTTTCTTCCCATACTTCTATACATTGCTCTTATTTGATTTTCATTAATTGGAGGATTATCTCTTAATTGTTTTTGAATTACTTTTCTTGTAATTACAAAACCAATTATTCCTCCAACAACAGCTGCTGCTATTCCAATTAACAAAGCTCCTCATCATGCTATCATAGTTAATATTCTCCTTTATAAAAAAAATATGTCTTATTAATAATAACATATTTAATTAATCAATACTATTTAAAATTTCTTGTGAAATATTTTGTGCATCAAATTTAATATGTTTTAAAACATCATTAAATGGTGCTGAATAACCAAATGTATCCACACCAAATGCTACTCCACTATCACCTAAAAATTGGTGTCAACCAAAAGTTGATGATAATTCTATTGAAAATCTTTTTGTATTTTTATCAATTATTTGATTTTGATATTCTTTTGATTGAAGTAAAAATTCATTCATATTTACCATTGAAACAACATTTACCTTATGATTTTTATTTTCCAAAATTTCTTTAATTTCTAATGCAAGTTGAACTTCACTTCCTGATGCAATTAGAGTTATATCTGCATTTTGTGATTTTGAAATTAAATAAGCTCCTTTTTTTACTTCATTTAAAATATCTTTTGAATGATCAAGCTCTTTTAAATTTTGACGAGTAGCTACAATAACACTTGGTTTTGTTTTATTATTTAAAGCACAATAATAACTAGCAAGAGTTTCTGCCATATCACAAGGTCTATAAACACTTATATTTGGTATACTTCTAAGCATTGCAAGTTGTTCAATTGGTTGATGAGTTGGCCCATCTTCTCCAACAGCTATTGAATCATGTGTAAATACTGAAAGTGTTTGAATTTTCATAATTGCACTCATTCTTAACGCTGGTTTTAAATAATCTGCAAAAACAAAGAAACCTGATGCAATTGGTAAAAGACCAGTATGTAATGCAATTCCATTATTAATTGCACTCATAGCAAATTCTCTTACACCATACATAATATTTCTGCCTGTTTTATTATTAAAATCATAATTGCCATCAGCACCTTTAATTTTTGTTGATTCGCTTAAGTCTGCACTTCCCCCAATTATACTTGAAATATTTTTGCTCAATCAATTAAAAGTATTTGATGAAGAAACTCTTGTTGCTTGTTCTTGTTTTTCATTTAAATTCATTAATTGATCAATATCAATATCTCATTCTTTATTGATTGAGTTTAAAAGTTGAGTTGCTAATTGTGGAAAGGTTAATTGATATTTTTCAAATAAATCGTTTCACTTTTTATTTGATTCAACTCCCCTATTTAAAACATTTTCTTTATAAAAATTATATACATCACTTGGAATACTAAAATCTGATTCATTTCAATTAAAATAGTCTTTAACTACTTTAATATCTTCACCTAACGCAGCACCATGAACTTTTACAGTTCCTTGATTTGTTGCACCAATTCCAATTATTGTTTTTACCTCAATATATGTTGGTTTATCATTTTTTTGAGCTTTTTCTATTGATTTAACAATGTTTTCTAAATCTTCACCATTATCAATTCTTAAAGTATTTCAACCTGCTGCTTTAAAGCGATCAGCAATATTTTCACTTTGTGCAACATTTACTGGTGCATCTAATTGAATATCATTTGAGTCATGAATAACAATTAATTTATTTAATTTATATCTTCCTGCAAAACTAATTGCCTCTTGACAAACACCTTCTTGTAAATCTCCATCTCCACATAAAACATATGTAAAGTGATTTATTATTTCTAAATCTTTTTGATTATATTTTGCAGCTAAATGACTTTCTGCAAGTGCCATTCCAACTCCCATTGCAAATCCTTGTCCTAAAGGACCTGTTGTTGCTTCAACTCCTGGAGTATGTTGAAATTCAGGGTGACCTGGTGTTTTTGAGTTTAATTGTCTAAATTGTTTTAAATCTTCAATTGATAAATCAAAACCTGATAAATGTAATGCACTATATAATAATCCACTTCCATGACCTGCACTTAACACGAATCTATCTCTATTAAATCAAGTCGGGTTTTTAGGATTAATGTTCATTATCTTTGTAAATAATGAATAAACAATTGGTGCTGCACCAAGAATAATTCCTGGGTGACCTGAATTAGCTTTGTTTACAGCTTCAACTCCAAGAATACGTAATGCATTTAAATTTTTATTGTTTTTGTTCATAGCTCTAACCTCTTCATTTCACTTTTATTATATATTTAAACATTAAGAAAATTGCACTATAAATTAAAATATCTAAAATTGATTTATTTTACAAAAATTTTAATTTTTTTACTTTTTGAAAAATAAAAAAATGTTAAATTAAATAACATTTTTTAAAAAAACTGTATAACTAACTTTTTAAACATATAAATCTTCTTTTGAAAAGATAATTTTTTTATATAAATAATTATTGATGAAATCCCTAAATAAAATATTGGTATAAAAATATTTAACCAAATATTATCTTTAAGTTTATATTCTTTAATTATTCATCAATAATTATTTTCATCAAGTTCTTGTGTTTTTATAAATTCTGAAGAAAAAAATAGTGGATTTATAATTAAATTATCTAAACATAAATAGCTAAAAATTTTAAAATTTATATAATTATTTTCTGAAATATCTCCCCCATTTGTCTTATACATGTAATAAAAAAATCAAGTTATTAAAATATAAGAAATAATTATTGTATAAATTATTATTGAAATAAAATTTTGTTTTTTTATTAAAAGAACAGCAATAAAAATTAAAATAGAAGTTAAAAATATATTAAAAATGATAAATTGTAAACAATATCAAAATAATCTGAAAAAATATTTATTTGCGTCTGTTGCAAATGCACGAAATATTAATATAATAAAGAAAATTAAAGAAGATAATATAATATTTAGAATAATTATAGCCAAACTTTTCATAATTATAAGTTTTTCTCTAGAAATTGAAAGACATAATCATGAAACAATTTTTCCACTTTTTATTTCAGAAATAAATATTTTATTAATAAAAATAACTGAGGAAATTGCTAAAAATGCTATTGTAGGACCTGCAAATAAAAAATTTGAAAGTAATGTAGAATAATTATTTGATACATATTCTG
This genomic window from Spiroplasma taiwanense CT-1 contains:
- a CDS encoding YneF family protein; amino-acid sequence: MIAWWGALLIGIAAAVVGGIIGFVITRKVIQKQLRDNPPINENQIRAMYRSMGRKPTETDIKKTMNAVKRGK
- a CDS encoding transketolase, whose translation is MNKNNKNLNALRILGVEAVNKANSGHPGIILGAAPIVYSLFTKIMNINPKNPTWFNRDRFVLSAGHGSGLLYSALHLSGFDLSIEDLKQFRQLNSKTPGHPEFQHTPGVEATTGPLGQGFAMGVGMALAESHLAAKYNQKDLEIINHFTYVLCGDGDLQEGVCQEAISFAGRYKLNKLIVIHDSNDIQLDAPVNVAQSENIADRFKAAGWNTLRIDNGEDLENIVKSIEKAQKNDKPTYIEVKTIIGIGATNQGTVKVHGAALGEDIKVVKDYFNWNESDFSIPSDVYNFYKENVLNRGVESNKKWNDLFEKYQLTFPQLATQLLNSINKEWDIDIDQLMNLNEKQEQATRVSSSNTFNWLSKNISSIIGGSADLSESTKIKGADGNYDFNNKTGRNIMYGVREFAMSAINNGIALHTGLLPIASGFFVFADYLKPALRMSAIMKIQTLSVFTHDSIAVGEDGPTHQPIEQLAMLRSIPNISVYRPCDMAETLASYYCALNNKTKPSVIVATRQNLKELDHSKDILNEVKKGAYLISKSQNADITLIASGSEVQLALEIKEILENKNHKVNVVSMVNMNEFLLQSKEYQNQIIDKNTKRFSIELSSTFGWHQFLGDSGVAFGVDTFGYSAPFNDVLKHIKFDAQNISQEILNSID